In the Aliarcobacter cryaerophilus genome, one interval contains:
- a CDS encoding phosphomannomutase/phosphoglucomutase has protein sequence MSSSIFREYDIRGIFQKELNEDIVKKIGFYLAKALLKRVPNASFLAVGYDARLHSPTLKGWLSSGINKAGLKVLDMGLVPTPANYFANFNEIDGYRCDGSIMITGSHNPPEYNGFKITLNKEPFFGEDIYSLGRDILADNSNISDNEAVIQIDSKNRYIDYIVESFKHLKLENKKFIFDCGNGVAGVVLGEILTKLNIKNKILFEEPDGNFPNHHPDPSDEHTLEDIKKELASGEFDFGFAYDGDADRIALLSKKYNFKGDILAIFFSKHMKNPTVIGEVKCSQVMYDTINSYGKAIMYKTGHSNLKVKIKETNADFAAEVSGHLFFNDRYFGYDDAIYATFRALELIDAGFDFDKEYEALPQVYSTPEINISVTEDTKFKIIEDLKVALQNPPSDFPKIKDIITVDGVRVIFEKGWGLVRASNTTPKLVTRFEADNQENAKVYEDALINLFNKLQGK, from the coding sequence ATGAGTTCATCTATTTTTAGAGAGTATGATATTAGAGGGATATTTCAAAAGGAATTAAACGAAGATATTGTAAAAAAAATTGGTTTTTATTTAGCAAAGGCACTATTAAAAAGAGTTCCAAATGCTTCTTTTTTGGCTGTTGGTTATGATGCAAGACTTCATTCACCAACTTTAAAAGGTTGGTTAAGTTCAGGAATAAACAAAGCTGGTTTAAAAGTTTTAGATATGGGATTAGTTCCAACTCCTGCAAACTACTTTGCTAATTTTAATGAAATAGATGGATATAGATGTGATGGTTCTATTATGATTACAGGTTCCCACAATCCCCCTGAATATAATGGATTTAAAATAACATTAAATAAAGAGCCATTTTTTGGAGAAGATATTTACTCTTTAGGAAGAGATATTTTAGCAGATAATTCAAATATTAGTGATAACGAAGCTGTTATACAAATTGATTCAAAAAATAGATATATTGATTACATAGTTGAAAGCTTCAAACATTTAAAACTTGAAAATAAAAAGTTTATTTTTGATTGTGGAAATGGTGTTGCCGGTGTTGTTTTAGGTGAAATTTTAACAAAATTAAATATTAAAAATAAAATTTTATTTGAAGAGCCAGATGGAAATTTTCCAAATCATCATCCAGATCCAAGTGACGAACACACTTTAGAAGATATTAAAAAAGAGTTAGCAAGTGGTGAGTTTGATTTTGGTTTTGCTTATGATGGAGATGCAGATAGAATTGCCCTACTTTCAAAAAAATATAACTTCAAAGGTGATATATTAGCAATATTCTTCTCTAAACATATGAAAAACCCAACAGTTATAGGTGAAGTAAAATGTTCGCAAGTTATGTATGACACTATAAACTCTTATGGTAAAGCTATCATGTATAAAACAGGGCATTCAAATTTAAAAGTTAAAATTAAAGAGACAAATGCAGATTTTGCGGCTGAAGTATCAGGGCATCTATTCTTCAATGATAGATATTTTGGATACGATGATGCAATTTATGCAACTTTTAGAGCTTTAGAGTTAATAGATGCTGGTTTTGATTTTGATAAAGAGTATGAAGCTCTACCACAAGTTTACTCAACACCTGAAATAAATATATCTGTAACAGAAGATACAAAATTTAAAATAATTGAAGATTTAAAAGTTGCTTTACAAAATCCACCTTCAGATTTTCCAAAAATCAAGGATATAATTACTGTTGATGGTGTAAGAGTTATTTTTGAAAAAGGTTGGGGATTAGTTCGAGCTAGTAACACAACTCCAAAATTAGTAACAAGATTTGAGGCTGATAATCAAGAAAATGCAAAAGTATATGAAGATGCATTAATAAATCTATTTAATAAATTACAAGGAAAATAA
- a CDS encoding glucose-6-phosphate isomerase: MKNNLYYPKVSLSDEDIFLEIKKEREEIGYYSLPHSDITNLKKELDSLDFKQKNIAIVGIGGSTLGTYAIYNFLKYHKQKNKSLKKEIFFFESTDPVNLNGTISQFDLEDTLFIVISKSGTTIETISISKYLSSIIKMDKSNLLVITENDSKLNSFAKVNDIKTFDIPKNVGGRFSVLSNVGLVPLYLAGFDIDELLNGARKISTSFFEQYELFTHLIKKARTYYEYKDVYNINAVFSYSQLLEGFNKWYIQLWGESLGKIDANNTNQGLTPIGLLGPVDQHSFLQLIVEGKRDKTVTFIKIKDFKDDTKIAPISLSGLEELDYINNLDFKELINLQADATIASVKEYKKDIPIDLIELEEISEYEIGKLLFYYELLTSIVGKFLRINTYDQPGVEGGKIILKEMLKNKN; encoded by the coding sequence GTGAAAAACAATCTATATTATCCAAAAGTATCTCTAAGTGATGAAGATATTTTCTTAGAGATAAAAAAAGAGCGTGAAGAGATAGGTTACTACTCTTTGCCTCATAGTGATATAACAAACTTAAAAAAAGAGTTAGATTCTCTTGATTTTAAACAAAAAAATATTGCAATAGTTGGAATTGGTGGAAGTACTTTAGGTACTTATGCAATATACAATTTCTTAAAATACCATAAACAAAAAAATAAATCTTTAAAAAAAGAGATTTTTTTCTTTGAAAGTACAGACCCTGTAAACTTAAATGGAACAATCTCTCAATTTGATTTAGAAGATACTTTATTTATAGTTATTTCAAAATCTGGTACAACTATTGAAACTATTTCTATTTCTAAATACTTAAGTTCTATTATAAAAATGGATAAATCAAACCTTTTAGTAATAACAGAAAATGATAGCAAACTAAATAGTTTTGCAAAAGTAAACGATATAAAAACTTTTGATATTCCAAAAAATGTTGGTGGAAGATTTTCTGTTTTATCAAATGTTGGATTAGTGCCTTTATATTTAGCTGGTTTTGATATTGATGAGCTTTTAAATGGTGCTAGAAAAATATCTACTTCATTTTTTGAACAGTATGAACTTTTTACTCATTTAATAAAAAAAGCTAGAACTTACTATGAATACAAAGATGTTTACAACATAAATGCAGTTTTCTCATACTCTCAACTTCTTGAAGGTTTTAATAAGTGGTATATTCAACTTTGGGGAGAAAGCCTTGGAAAAATTGATGCAAATAACACAAATCAAGGTTTAACTCCAATTGGACTTTTAGGACCTGTTGATCAACACTCATTTTTACAGTTAATTGTAGAAGGTAAAAGAGATAAAACTGTAACATTTATAAAAATTAAAGATTTTAAAGATGATACAAAAATTGCTCCTATTAGTTTAAGTGGATTAGAAGAACTTGATTATATAAATAATCTTGATTTTAAAGAGTTAATAAATCTTCAAGCAGATGCTACTATAGCATCAGTAAAAGAGTATAAAAAAGATATTCCTATTGATTTAATAGAACTAGAAGAGATAAGTGAATATGAAATAGGAAAACTTCTATTTTACTATGAGCTTTTAACTTCAATTGTAGGAAAATTCTTAAGAATAAACACTTATGATCAACCAGGTGTTGAAGGTGGAAAAATTATATTGAAAGAGATGTTAAAAAACAAAAATTAA
- the galU gene encoding UTP--glucose-1-phosphate uridylyltransferase GalU: MNNTNNPIKKCLFPAAGYGTRFLPATKATPKEMLPVLTKPLIQYGVEEALAAGIENMSIVTGRGKRAIEDHFDISYELEHQIKGTSKEHYLTEIRSVITKCTFSYTRQIEMKGLGHAILCGENLIGNQPFAVLLADDLCDAPDKGVLSQMVELYKKYNCSIVAIEEIPKEDTNKYGVIAGNEIEPGIFMVKDMVEKPEPEAAPSNLAIIGRYILTPDIFDIIRETKPGKGGEIQITDALLTQAKNGMVLAYKFKGERFDCGSIDGFVKATNYFYDKSIKNEKKEEKKDNGKK, translated from the coding sequence ATGAACAATACAAATAATCCAATCAAAAAATGTCTATTCCCAGCTGCTGGATATGGTACAAGATTTTTACCAGCAACAAAAGCAACTCCAAAAGAGATGTTACCAGTACTTACAAAACCACTTATTCAATATGGCGTTGAAGAGGCATTAGCTGCTGGTATTGAAAATATGTCTATTGTAACAGGAAGAGGAAAAAGAGCAATTGAAGATCACTTTGATATATCTTATGAACTTGAACACCAAATTAAAGGGACTAGTAAAGAGCACTATTTAACAGAGATTAGAAGTGTTATTACAAAATGTACTTTTTCATACACAAGACAAATAGAGATGAAAGGTTTAGGTCACGCAATATTATGTGGTGAAAACTTAATTGGAAATCAACCATTTGCTGTACTTCTAGCAGATGACTTATGTGATGCACCAGATAAAGGTGTTTTATCACAAATGGTTGAACTATATAAAAAATATAACTGCTCAATTGTTGCTATTGAAGAGATACCAAAAGAGGATACAAATAAATATGGAGTAATTGCTGGAAATGAGATAGAACCTGGGATTTTCATGGTAAAAGATATGGTTGAAAAACCTGAACCAGAAGCTGCACCTTCAAATTTAGCAATTATTGGAAGATATATTTTAACTCCAGATATTTTTGATATTATAAGAGAGACAAAACCAGGTAAAGGTGGAGAGATTCAAATTACTGATGCACTTTTAACTCAAGCAAAAAATGGTATGGTTTTAGCTTATAAATTTAAAGGTGAAAGATTTGACTGTGGAAGTATAGATGGATTTGTAAAAGCTACAAACTACTTTTATGATAAATCTATAAAAAATGAGAAAAAAGAAGAAAAAAAAGATAACGGGAAAAAATAG